A stretch of the Chlorobiota bacterium genome encodes the following:
- a CDS encoding acetyl-CoA carboxylase biotin carboxylase subunit: MKKILIANRGEIARRVIKSALSMGIKTVAVYSDPDTQSLYVQEADESYRLPGITSRETYLQSEKILSIAKKTGCDAIHPGYGFLSENAEFAQLCLDSNINFIGPSPEAIDHLGSKTNARLLAIENDVPVLPGTTRGVNSFKEAIEIANNINFPILLKAAAGGGGKGMRVVENEDELEVSLKMAQSESLSSFGSDEVFIERYITEPRHIELQVIADKLGNVLILGERECSIQRRHQKVIEEAPSVILTPDTRAKMIECAQRLIKGANYYNAGTLEFLLDTDGSFYFLEVNTRLQVEHPVSEMVTGIDLVKEQLLVAMGEEISVKQKDLIINGHAIECRICAEDVYQNFMPSIGLIRDLIEPVGENIRVDSSLYKGLDVTPYYDPMLAKLICWGENRETAIELSKKALNDFHIAGIKTTIPFCKYVLNHEDFVSGNFSTNFVKKNWLNVEQDIDMNSMLKISQAAIISYNKSIL, from the coding sequence GTGAAAAAAATATTAATTGCTAATAGAGGTGAAATAGCAAGAAGAGTAATTAAATCTGCTCTTTCAATGGGTATCAAAACTGTAGCAGTTTATTCAGACCCTGATACTCAATCATTATATGTCCAAGAAGCTGACGAATCATATAGATTGCCAGGAATAACTTCTAGAGAAACATACTTACAATCAGAAAAGATTTTATCAATAGCAAAAAAAACAGGTTGCGATGCTATTCATCCAGGATACGGTTTTTTAAGTGAAAATGCAGAATTTGCACAATTATGCTTAGATTCTAATATTAATTTTATTGGACCAAGCCCTGAAGCTATAGATCATTTAGGAAGTAAAACAAACGCACGATTATTAGCAATAGAAAACGATGTACCAGTACTTCCTGGAACAACTAGAGGAGTAAATTCTTTTAAAGAGGCAATAGAAATAGCAAATAATATTAACTTTCCCATTTTATTAAAAGCCGCAGCTGGAGGTGGGGGAAAGGGAATGAGAGTAGTTGAAAATGAAGATGAACTTGAGGTTTCACTTAAAATGGCTCAATCCGAGTCATTGTCATCATTCGGGAGTGATGAAGTTTTTATAGAAAGATATATTACAGAACCTAGGCACATTGAACTCCAAGTAATTGCAGATAAATTAGGTAATGTCTTAATTTTAGGTGAGAGGGAATGTTCAATTCAGAGAAGACATCAAAAAGTAATTGAAGAAGCTCCTTCAGTTATTCTAACACCAGATACTCGAGCTAAAATGATAGAGTGTGCTCAAAGGTTGATTAAAGGAGCTAATTATTATAATGCTGGTACATTAGAGTTTTTGTTGGATACTGATGGAAGTTTTTATTTTCTTGAAGTTAATACTAGATTGCAAGTAGAACACCCTGTATCTGAAATGGTTACTGGAATAGATCTTGTTAAAGAACAACTATTGGTAGCAATGGGTGAAGAAATTTCAGTCAAGCAAAAAGATTTGATAATAAATGGTCATGCAATAGAATGTAGAATTTGTGCAGAAGACGTTTATCAAAATTTCATGCCAAGTATAGGTTTAATTCGTGATTTAATTGAACCTGTTGGAGAAAATATTAGAGTGGATAGTTCTTTATATAAAGGATTAGATGTAACTCCTTATTATGATCCAATGTTAGCAAAATTAATTTGTTGGGGTGAAAATAGAGAAACTGCAATTGAACTTTCTAAAAAAGCTTTAAATGATTTTCATATTGCTGGAATCAAAACAACAATTCCATTTTGTAAATATGTTCTCAATCATGAAGATTTTGTTTCTGGAAACTTTTCAACAAATTTTGTAAAGAAAAACTGGTTGAATGTTGAACAAGATATAGATATGAATAGTATGTTAAAAATTAGTCAAGCAGCTATAATTTCATATAATAAATCAATATTGTAA
- a CDS encoding ABC transporter ATP-binding protein — translation MSNILNVEFLNSKIDSRFELKNITFKIESGLITGVIGPNGSGKTTLLKIISGLLNFDNGLIEINGNNLLNMNNSTKSKLVTFTPQTYIPVFDFTVYQTVLLGRLPYNLWYKNTTEFDESVCEECMILTDIHKLKELSIKKISGGELQRVMIAKALAQETKLIVLDEPLTHLDPFYQKEIFKNIQILCKKKNIKVIASFHDINFASSFCENIIALHNGEIISQGEPNNVITKNVLHKLFNSNFEIQINNQNKITVLQNLT, via the coding sequence ATGAGTAATATATTAAATGTTGAATTCTTAAATAGTAAAATTGATTCAAGATTTGAATTAAAGAACATAACATTCAAGATAGAAAGTGGTTTAATCACTGGAGTAATTGGTCCGAACGGATCTGGAAAAACAACTTTGTTAAAAATTATATCTGGACTCTTAAATTTCGATAATGGCTTAATTGAAATCAATGGAAATAATTTGTTGAATATGAATAATTCAACTAAATCTAAATTAGTAACATTTACTCCTCAAACATATATTCCAGTTTTTGATTTTACAGTATATCAAACTGTTTTACTTGGAAGATTACCATATAACTTGTGGTATAAAAATACAACTGAATTTGATGAATCAGTTTGTGAAGAATGTATGATATTAACTGATATTCATAAACTTAAGGAGTTAAGCATAAAAAAAATATCTGGAGGTGAATTACAAAGAGTTATGATTGCAAAGGCATTAGCTCAGGAAACTAAATTAATTGTTCTTGATGAGCCTTTAACTCATTTAGACCCATTTTATCAAAAAGAGATATTTAAAAATATCCAGATTCTTTGCAAAAAAAAAAATATTAAAGTAATTGCCTCATTCCATGATATAAATTTTGCATCATCTTTTTGTGAGAATATAATAGCTTTACATAATGGAGAGATAATTTCACAAGGAGAACCAAATAATGTAATTACAAAAAATGTATTACATAAATTGTTTAATTCAAACTTTGAAATTCAAATAAACAACCAAAATAAAATCACTGTTCTACAAAATTTAACATAG